The following DNA comes from Mycobacteroides immunogenum.
TCGCGCCGCGATCTGTTGATCGGCGGTGCCGCCCTCGGGGTCGCCGTCGTGGCTGTCGCGTGCCAGCAGACACCTGACGTCAAACCCGAGGTGGACGCGCTGCAGGCGCAGATCGACCTGGCGGTCCGGGACGCGGCCACCGCGACCGCGACTGCCGGCGCCAACGCCGAGTTGGCGCCCACCCTGAGCGCGATCGCCGGCATCCGGACCTCCCACGCCGCGGCGCTGACCCAGGAGCTGGGTCGCATCCCGGGCGCTGAGGCGACAACCCGGTCCACCTCCAGCGCCACCACCACCGCATCGGCCGCGCCGCCACCGGTCGACAAGCTCAAGACCCAGCTGAAAGACTCCGCACGCGCGGCGATGGATCTGGCAACCACACAAAGTGGGTACCGTGCCGGCCTGCTGGCCTCCATCAGTGCCGCATGCGCCTCCGCGGCCGAGGTGGATTTGCCATGACGACGACCGAGCCCACCCCACAGCCGGCCGCCTCTGCCGCGGACTCCGCGCTGGCCAACGCTCTGGCCAATGAGCACGCGGCCATCTACGCCTACGGCGTGGTGTCGGCGCATTCGATCCCGGACAACAACTGGCTGGTGACCGAATGCCTCATCGAACACCGGCAGTGCCGCGAGGAGTGCATCGCCAAGCTGCGCAGCCGCTCGGTCACCGCACCGGTGGCCGCCGCCGGTTATCAGGCGCCGTTCCCGGTCACCAGCCCTGCCGATGCCACCAAGCTGGCGTTGCGGGTCGAGGCCGACAGCGCGGCATGCTGGCGGGCAGTCGCCGAACAGGCGGACAGCGGTGACGATCGTGGATTCGCGGTGCGGATGCTCACCGAGAGCGCCATCCGTGCGGCGCGCTGGCGGGTCGCCGGCGACATCACACCGGCGAGCGTCGCGTTCCCCGGCGGAACCTAATCCTTTCGCCGCGACACG
Coding sequences within:
- a CDS encoding ferritin-like domain-containing protein, which codes for MTTTEPTPQPAASAADSALANALANEHAAIYAYGVVSAHSIPDNNWLVTECLIEHRQCREECIAKLRSRSVTAPVAAAGYQAPFPVTSPADATKLALRVEADSAACWRAVAEQADSGDDRGFAVRMLTESAIRAARWRVAGDITPASVAFPGGT